The Hippea jasoniae genome includes a window with the following:
- a CDS encoding ABC transporter permease has translation MVKDFRSIFALLGVIVVIFLLFPVIDLFKISGLSALKDAISDKTVVNSVILTIKISFFSTVFILLFGVPLAYLLARYNFFLKPVVEGIVDLPTMIPHIAAGIALLVVFGSKGLLGKFFYTFSIKFLDTQWGIFAAMSFVSAPYLINAAKESFKKIDPRLEYVSETLGITPFETFLKITLPLAKKDIINGALMMWGRGIGEFGAVVVLAYYPMTTPVLIYDRFTSYGLKYAMGAAVLLITISLLIFVSVRFLSRK, from the coding sequence ATGGTTAAAGATTTTAGATCGATATTTGCACTTTTGGGTGTTATCGTAGTTATTTTTCTGCTTTTTCCTGTAATAGACCTCTTTAAAATTTCAGGCCTTTCAGCACTAAAAGATGCAATATCGGATAAAACGGTGGTTAACTCTGTTATCTTAACGATAAAAATATCCTTTTTCTCAACGGTGTTTATCCTATTATTCGGCGTGCCGCTTGCCTACCTGCTTGCAAGATATAACTTTTTTTTAAAACCTGTTGTTGAAGGAATTGTTGATCTACCCACAATGATTCCCCACATTGCTGCAGGTATTGCACTGCTTGTTGTATTTGGTTCAAAGGGATTGTTAGGAAAATTTTTTTATACATTCAGCATAAAGTTTCTTGATACTCAGTGGGGTATTTTTGCTGCCATGAGCTTTGTTTCTGCACCTTATCTTATAAACGCAGCCAAAGAGAGTTTTAAAAAAATAGATCCAAGACTTGAATATGTTTCTGAAACATTGGGCATCACACCTTTTGAGACATTTTTAAAAATAACTCTGCCTCTTGCAAAAAAAGATATTATAAACGGTGCTTTGATGATGTGGGGTAGGGGAATAGGCGAGTTTGGAGCTGTTGTTGTGCTTGCCTATTACCCCATGACAACGCCTGTTTTGATATACGATAGATTTACAAGCTACGGTTTAAAATACGCAATGGGTGCTGCAGTTTTGTTGATAACCATTTCGCTGTTAATATTTGTTTCTGTAAGATTTTTATCAAGAAAGTAG